A DNA window from Streptomyces sp. CA-278952 contains the following coding sequences:
- a CDS encoding indole-3-glycerol phosphate synthase: MIEKPLTPEDVEFVTTLHGEERISFVVLLQPRGDQADVLLRAIDDVAMGELKEAVREGEEPEGDEARETAQIGLEYSLRALRAAGSAAVGQVIENHPLDRLTTVVEEAGADEVIVLTAPHYVEEFFHRDWASRARHKVGVPVLKLFAHSE, from the coding sequence ATGATCGAGAAGCCGCTCACTCCCGAGGACGTGGAATTCGTCACCACCCTCCACGGCGAGGAGCGGATCTCGTTCGTCGTTCTGTTGCAGCCGCGCGGCGACCAGGCCGATGTCCTGCTGCGCGCGATCGACGACGTGGCGATGGGGGAGCTGAAGGAAGCGGTCCGCGAGGGCGAGGAGCCGGAGGGCGACGAGGCCCGCGAGACCGCACAGATCGGCCTGGAGTACTCCCTCCGGGCCCTGCGCGCCGCGGGCTCCGCGGCGGTCGGACAGGTGATCGAGAATCACCCCCTGGACAGACTGACGACCGTCGTCGAGGAGGCGGGCGCCGACGAGGTCATCGTCCTGACCGCCCCGCACTACGTGGAGGAGTTCTTCCACCGCGACTGGGCCTCCCGCGCCCGGCACA
- a CDS encoding pyrimidine reductase family protein: MRSLFPVTDLTESGSGAEDPAGPLIDREWSLDELADAYAYPTGLPAQGPAAPWLRANMVSTLDGAAQHDGRSQPISCAADMRIFGTLRGLADVVIAGAETVRLEGYRPARAREAFAARRAAAGQGPAPAVAVVTGSMELDFSLPLFTEPLVPTLVVTGAGAPSDRIAAARKAGAEVVIAGEGARVDPARVVRELADRGLARQLTEGGPRMLGQFVAAGVLDELCLTVSPMLTAGDAQRIAGGPGVTVPERFSLASLLEEAGFLFTRYRRTDR; encoded by the coding sequence ATGCGAAGCCTGTTCCCTGTGACGGACCTGACAGAAAGCGGATCGGGAGCGGAGGACCCGGCCGGGCCGCTCATCGACCGCGAGTGGAGCCTCGACGAGCTGGCCGACGCCTACGCCTACCCCACCGGCCTTCCGGCCCAGGGGCCCGCGGCTCCCTGGCTCCGCGCCAACATGGTCTCCACCCTCGACGGGGCCGCCCAGCACGACGGCCGCTCGCAGCCCATCTCCTGCGCGGCGGACATGCGGATCTTCGGCACCCTGCGGGGCCTGGCCGACGTGGTGATCGCCGGGGCCGAGACCGTACGCCTGGAGGGGTACCGGCCGGCCCGCGCCCGGGAGGCGTTCGCCGCGCGGCGGGCGGCCGCCGGACAGGGCCCCGCTCCCGCCGTCGCGGTGGTGACCGGCTCGATGGAGCTGGACTTCTCGCTGCCGCTGTTCACCGAGCCGCTCGTCCCGACCCTTGTGGTGACCGGGGCCGGGGCCCCCTCCGACCGGATCGCGGCGGCCCGGAAGGCGGGCGCCGAGGTGGTGATCGCGGGCGAGGGCGCCCGGGTGGACCCGGCCCGTGTCGTGCGCGAGCTGGCCGACCGGGGGCTGGCCCGGCAGCTCACCGAGGGCGGGCCCCGGATGCTCGGCCAGTTCGTGGCGGCCGGCGTGCTGGACGAGCTGTGCCTGACGGTGTCCCCGATGCTGACCGCCGGGGACGCCCAGCGGATCGCGGGGGGCCCCGGAGTCACCGTGCCGGAACGTTTTTCCCTGGCATCGCTGCTGGAAGAGGCCGGGTTCCTCTTCACTCGGTACCGTCGGACCGACAGATAG